The DNA window TTTGCAAAATGGAGAACGATAGATTATGGCAAAGTGTCAACGGTAAATCGAAACGAAGGAGTTCTGCTTGCAGATTTTCGTAGTGAGAATTTAAGGAGTTGACATCCTACACTAAGTGGAGACGTTTTTTCAATAACGTGCAGTTTAACTGAACAAGGTTATTTTATAGTATTAAAAGAATGTTGCCAAAGGGGATGGCTTTAATGGATATAAGTTTAGAAAAAGCAACAGATGTAGATGCACCAAAAAATGAAATTCAGGTCCAGGCATTTGACTTTTTATAGTCAAAGGAAAAAGCAATGACATATCACATATGATTGGTTAGCGTTTTAAAGAAAGGAGCGATTTTATGGATGCAAAAATACCCCTACCAGTCCAAAATATATTAAGTGTGTATATTTCCTTATTTCATGAAAGAATTCCCAATACACTTGAAGGATTATATTTACACGGTTCAATTGCCCTTAACGCTTATATTAATGGCACTAGCGATATTGATTTCATTGCAATTTTAAACCGTCATTTATCTGAAGAAGAGGTAAAAATATTATCTGATACTCATCGAGAATTAAAAAATAAATTTAAAAAAACAGGAATGGACGGATGCTACCTTCTTTGGGAAGACATAGGTAAGAAACAGACTGAAACAAAAAAATGTTTATGCGTAAACGAAGGTAGAATAGGTTGGAGTAAACACGTTATTAATCCGATTACTTGGTGGATTCTCAGAGACAAAGGGATCAGCATTATTGGTCCTGAGATAACATCATTCCATTTTGATGTTGATGAAAGTGCTTTGGCTGATTACGTACTAAATAATATGAACAGCTATTGGTTGAATCGAATGAATACAATTTCAAGATTCAAAAGAGTAGTGCTTCTATTGCCAAACAAACTTGTGGATTGGGAAGTACAATGGTCTATTACTGGAATGTTACGCCAATTCTATACACTTAGAGAACATGAAATCATTTCAAAAGTAGATGCGGGCAAAAATGCAATTAATTATATGCCAGAAAGATGGCATAAGATTATTAATGAAGCGTTAAGTATTCGAGAAGGATTAAACATACGTTACTGTGAATCTAAAAAACAAAGGATTAATGACACAATTCAATGTATGAACTACATACTTGATTATTGTAATAATATGAATAAAAATAAGGTCTAAAAGTGAGAGTGGGAGTAATGAAAAAATTTTTTTTATTGTTAATTGTTATTTTTATTGCTGGTTGTAATGGAATACCTCAGACCTCTACTGATTATGTCCAAGCACAGGGCAAAGTTATTGTAGGAAATCAAGATTATTCAATGATGATAGATGAATTCGTATGGAAAGAAAAAGACTTTGAAACTAGAAAGCTTAATGATTCCAATATTTATGACTTAGCAGA is part of the Psychrobacillus sp. FSL H8-0483 genome and encodes:
- a CDS encoding aminoglycoside adenylyltransferase domain-containing protein, which codes for MDAKIPLPVQNILSVYISLFHERIPNTLEGLYLHGSIALNAYINGTSDIDFIAILNRHLSEEEVKILSDTHRELKNKFKKTGMDGCYLLWEDIGKKQTETKKCLCVNEGRIGWSKHVINPITWWILRDKGISIIGPEITSFHFDVDESALADYVLNNMNSYWLNRMNTISRFKRVVLLLPNKLVDWEVQWSITGMLRQFYTLREHEIISKVDAGKNAINYMPERWHKIINEALSIREGLNIRYCESKKQRINDTIQCMNYILDYCNNMNKNKV